A genomic stretch from Salvelinus namaycush isolate Seneca chromosome 25, SaNama_1.0, whole genome shotgun sequence includes:
- the LOC120020726 gene encoding serine/arginine repetitive matrix protein 2-like isoform X1, producing MALNQDEIIEGMEIKMEVEEEATNSEVQVDVAGSEEESDKALSNSNPPTPKRGRGRPPKKGSVSKSDKSLSNGNPVTPKRGRGRPPKKGSVSKSDKSLSNGNPVTPKRGRGRPPKIGSVSKSDNALSNCNPVTPKRGRPKGSVFMKTKMLKVIGLAAACLPRKPVDPSPKKRGRPSKVESIRKILTPDEEEELKKLESQLRPLGRPRIYPRKDSPVTEPRGRGRPRKTEAATKSPIYDGPPRKRGRPPGAANKVKRKAEQDKANSEPPVKRSFHAKEKSKEAGFPPVEESDQEDETGWVDQESEKWKVEYREDPKKPVTPSDPTSFLWASHITPKRGRPKGSVSKLLASHITPSPKGSVSKLLGSPITPKRGRPKGSVSKLLASHITPSPKGSVSKLVGSPITPKRGRPKGSVSKLLGSPITPKRGRPKGSVSKLLASPITPKRGRPKGSVSKLLGSPITPNRGRPKGSVSKLLGSPITPNRGRPKGSVSKLLGSPITPNRGRPKGSVSKLLGSPITPNRGRPKGSVSKLLGSPITPNRGRPKGSVSKLLGSPITPNRGRPKGSVSKLLASPITPNRGRPKGSVSKLGDSPITANRGRPKGSVSKLGDSPITANRGRPKGSVSKLGDSPITANRGRPKGSVSKLGDSPTTPKRGRPKGSVFTQLKMLKETGKQLRGRPREVVDLSLDKHGRPSIVQLKRGRPKKILTPDEEEELKKLESQLRPLGRPRIYPRKDSPVTEPRGRGRPRKTEAATKSPIYDGPPRKRGRPPGAANKVKRKAEQDKANSEPPVKRSFHTKEKSKEAGFPPVEESDQEDETGWVDQESEKWKVEYREDPKKPVTPSDPTSFLWASHITPKRGRPKGSVSKLLASHITPSPKGSVSKLLASPITPNRGRPKGSVSKLLANPITPNRGRPKGSVSKLGVSHITPKGGWPKGSVFTQPKMLKVMRKPLRGRPSKVESIRKILTPKEEEDRKKLESQPRRPLGRPRIYTRDDPPVTEPRGRGRPRKTEDATKPLIYDGPPRKRGRPPGAANKVKRKAEQDKANSEPPVKRSFHSKEKTEEAGFPPVEESDQEDETGRVDEENETGKNIEKSPRSQLPPVTVIALSVP from the coding sequence AAGGGGTAGGCCGCCCAAAATTGGATCTGTCTCCAAGTCAGATAATGCTTTGTCTAATTGTAACCCCGTAACACCTAAGAGAGGTAGGCCTAAAGGATCAGTGTTTATGAAAACCAAGATGCTGAAGGTGATCGGCCTCGCAGCGGCTTGCCTACCCCGAAAACCAGTTGACCCCTCCCCAAAGAAGCGTGGCCGGCCCAGTAAAGTTGAATCGATAAGGAAGATACTAACACCAGATGAGGAAGAAGAGCTAAAGAAACTGGAAAGCCAACTAAGGCCACTCGGAAGGCCGCGTATCTATCCACGCAAGGATTCTCCAGTCACTGAACCCAGGGGAAGAGGTCGCCCACGCAAGACTGAGGCTGCCACCAAGTCCCCCATCTATGATGGTCCCCCACGGAAAAGGGGCCGTCCCCCTGGTGCAGCAAACAAAGTTAAGAGGAAGGCAGAGCAGGATAAGGCCAACAGTGAACCTCCAGTCAAACGCTCCTTCCACGCCAAAGAAAAAAGCAAGGAAGCAGGATTTCCACCAGTGGAAGAAAGTGATCAGGAAGATGAAACCGGGTGGGTGGATCAAGAAAGTGAAAAGTGGAAGGTGGAATATAGAGAAGACCCCAAGAAGCCAGTTACCCCCAGTGACCCCACTAGCTTTCTCTGGGCTAGCCACATAACACCTAAGAGAGGTAGGCCTAAAGGATCGGTCTCCAAGTTACTGGCTAGCCACATAACACCTAGCCCTAAAGGATCGGTTTCCAAGTTACTGGGTAGCCCCATAACACCTAAGAGAGGTAGGCCTAAAGGATCGGTCTCCAAGTTACTGGCTAGCCACATAACACCTAGCCCTAAAGGATCGGTCTCCAAGTTAGTGGGTAGCCCCATAACACCTAAGAGAGGTAGGCCTAAAGGATCGGTCTCCAAGTTACTGGGTAGCCCTATAACACCTAAGAGAGGTAGGCCTAAAGGATCGGTCTCCAAGTTACTGGCTAGCCCCATAACACCTAAGAGAGGTAGGCCTAAAGGATCGGTCTCCAAGTTACTGGGTAGCCCCATAACACCAAACAGAGGTAGGCCTAAAGGATCGGTCTCCAAGTTACTGGGTAGCCCCATAACACCAAACAGAGGTAGGCCTAAAGGATCGGTCTCCAAGTTACTGGGTAGCCCCATAACACCCAACAGAGGTAGGCCTAAAGGATCGGTCTCCAAGTTACTGGGTAGCCCCATAACACCAAACAGAGGTAGGCCTAAAGGATCGGTCTCCAAGTTACTGGGTAGCCCCATAACACCAAACAGAGGTAGGCCTAAAGGATCGGTCTCCAAGTTACTGGGTAGCCCCATAACACCTAATAGAGGTAGGCCTAAAGGATCGGTCTCCAAGTTACTGGCTAGCCCCATAACACCAAACAGAGGTAGGCCTAAAGGATCGGTCTCCAAGTTAGGGGATAGCCCCATAACAGCTAACAGAGGTAGGCCTAAAGGATCGGTCTCCAAGTTAGGGGATAGCCCCATAACAGCTAACAGAGGTAGGCCTAAAGGATCGGTCTCCAAGTTAGGGGATAGCCCCATAACAGCTAACAGAGGTAGGCCTAAAGGATCGGTCTCCAAGTTAGGGGATAGCCCCACAACACCTAAGAGAGGTCGGCCGAAAGGATCCGTGTTTACGCAACTCAAGATGCTGAAGGAGACGGGCAAGCAGCTGCGAGGCCGACCTCGAGAAGTGGTTGACCTCTCCCTTGATAAGCATGGCCGGCCCAGTATAGTTCAATTGAAAAGGGGTAGGCCAAAGAAGATACTAACACCAGATGAGGAAGAAGAGCTAAAGAAACTGGAAAGCCAACTAAGGCCACTCGGAAGGCCGCGTATCTATCCACGCAAGGACTCTCCAGTCACTGAACCCAGGGGAAGAGGTCGCCCACGCAAGACTGAGGCTGCCACCAAGTCCCCCATCTATGATGGTCCCCCACGGAAAAGGGGCCGTCCCCCTGGTGCAGCAAACAAAGTTAAGAGGAAGGCAGAGCAGGATAAGGCCAACAGTGAACCTCCAGTCAAACGCTCCTTCCACACCAAAGAAAAAAGCAAGGAAGCAGGATTTCCACCAGTGGAAGAAAGTGATCAGGAAGATGAAACCGGGTGGGTGGATCAAGAAAGTGAAAAGTGGAAGGTGGAATATAGAGAAGACCCCAAGAAGCCAGTTACCCCCAGTGACCCCACTAGCTTTCTCTGGGCTAGCCACATAACACCTAAGAGAGGTAGGCCTAAAGGATCGGTCTCCAAGTTACTGGCTAGCCACATAACACCTAGCCCTAAAGGATCGGTCTCCAAGTTACTGGCTAGCCCCATAACACCTAACAGAGGTAGGCCTAAAGGATCGGTCTCCAAGTTACTGGCTAACCCCATAACACCTAACAGAGGTAGGCCGAAAGGATCCGTTTCCAAGTTAGGCGTTAGCCACATAACACCTAAGGGAGGTTGGCCTAAAGGATCAGTGTTTACACAACCCAAGATGCTGAAGGTGATGAGGAAGCCACTGCGTGGCCGGCCCAGTAAAGTTGAATCGATAAGGAAAATCCTAACACCCAAGGAGGAAGAGGATAGAAAGAAACTGGAAAGCCAACCAAGGCGGCCACTCGGAAGGCCACGTATCTATACACGCGATGATCCTCCAGTCACTGAACCTAGGGGAAGAGGTCGCCCACGCAAGACGGAGGATGCCACCAAGCCCCTCATTTATGATGGTCCCCCACGGAAAAGGGGCCGTCCCCCTGGTGCAGCAAACAAAGTTAAGAGGAAGGCAGAGCAGGATAAGGCCAACAGTGAACCTCCAGTCAAACGCTCCTTCCACTCCAAAGAAAAAACAGAGGAAGCAGGATTTCCACCAGTAGAAGAAAGTGATCAGGAAGATGAAACGGGGAGGGTGGATGAAGAAAATGAAACAGGGAAGAATATAGAGAAGTCACCAAGAAGCCAGTTACCCCCAGTGACTGTAATAGCTTTATCGGTGCCATAA